The Anopheles gambiae chromosome 2, idAnoGambNW_F1_1, whole genome shotgun sequence genomic sequence GTTGATTGTtcctccattttgtttttcggtacaCTTTGCTCGTACAACATGCGTAGTTGTGGTAAAGTTGCTTTCGGAGGCACTTCGATGTTAGCAACTTCCAAAGCACAAAGAAGTTCCTCTTTTGTAAGCATTTTTCGGCACAAACGGTTTATCCCACTTCTGAATTGTAATCTTTCTTAATTTCGGAAGAATTAACTGAAGGCTGAAGAATtgcgtgttttctgttttagcgCTCAATCACGAATGACATCTCTATTTGACAGTATTGCCTGAGATACTTAAACCTAGGTGTGATCGCACAAACAAGATGTACATATAgaaaaggtgtatgtgtaaggatgttaaggtgtatgtgtgaggtatATACAAATTCGAATTTCTAATTTCTACATTAGtgatttttgttaaattcACTGTCTACATAGCGTCTCTTTGCTTCCTTCATTCATGGCGACGATTTCCTTTATATATTTCATATAACTTTCACACCCTTTTACTCAAGGTCCATGAAAGAAAATCGCTCGATGCATTTAGAGCAAATTGACAGAAAGCTATGGGAATATTTTACCAGTtcaattaaacattatttatgGGCGTTGCTATGGagcaaaaataacaaggcacccggaaccgacggaattgcagccgaactggtcaagaatggaggtgcacgactagaaaacgagattcatcaaattgttactgaggtgtgggatagcgaatcgatgccttgtgattggaatctcggcatcatctaccccatatacaagaagggagataggttggactgcaacaactacaggggtattacggtgttgaataccgcctataaaatattctccctgatccttcaggatcgccttgtcccgcacgtcgaagagatagtaggaaactatcaaagaggattccgaaacggaaaatcaaccactgatcagatcttcaccatgcggcagatcttggagaagatggctgaatacaaaaacgacacataccatctcttcatagacttcaaagccgcatacgatagcatagccagggtaaaactgtacgacgctatgagctcttttggaatcccggccaaactgataaggctagttagaatgactatgaccaacgtcacatgccaggttagggtggatggaaaactctcaggaccttttgctaccaccaagggtctgcgccagggggacgggcttgcctgtctcctattcaacttggcgctagagagagccatccgtgactcgagggtggagactacgggaaccatcttctataagtcaacccagatcctggcatacgctgatgatatagacatcattggtctgcggctctcctatgtagcagaagcctaccaagggattgagcaggcggcagagaacctcggattgcagataaacgaggcaaagaccaaactgatggtggcaacatcagcgggcccgccaacaaataatcagaatctacgtaggcgtgacgtgcagataggtgaacgcacttttgaagtcgtcccacaattcacctatcttgggtcaaaggtcagcaacgacaacagcatggaagttgagttgcgcgcaaggatgctggctgccaaccggtcattctacagcctgaaaaagcagttcacctcaaagaacctgtcgcgacggacgaagctgggactatatagtacctatatagtaccagtactcacatacgcctctgagacatggacactgtccaaatctgacgaaaccctcttagccgcgttcgagaggaagatgctcagaaggatacttggccccgtatgtgtggaaggacaatggaggagccgctataatgacgagctatacgagatgtacggcgacctcactgtcgtacagcgtataaagctcgccaggctccggtgggctggccatgttatacgcatggaaacggacgacccagcccgtaaagtctttttaggccgtccacaaggacagaggaggcgtggtaggcccaaattgaggtggcaagatggcgtggaggcgtccgccattaaggccgggataacggactggcagacgaaggcgcgagaccgtgagcggtttcggacacttctgaggcaggccaagaccgcaaagcggttgtagcgccggataagtaagtaagtaagtaagctaTGGAGCAAATGGGattattttttactattttggATTCATTTTTTGCGCCTAATTGTTGTATCCGAGCAAATGAAATAGTACACAGTTTTGAAGTATTacacggcacaaacagaacgttttatcttcttctttggcacaacaaccgctgtcggtctaGGCCTCCCTGTACTCACTAGTgtagtgagcttggctttcagaaCGTTTTATATTCACATGTAAAACAATATACAACCACAGTAAACGGGCCGCGtgccctgccgagagctcctgctctaTCGGCTGTTCCACACACTCTAATCGTGTGGTACTTATGGATGCGCCGGAGTGTGCCTGCGCACACTGGCATCCTCCCTGGGTCTCCACCATCGACAGGACGACTGTCGCGGTGAGAACAGGGGTTGCCTATCATCCACAACACTAGTTTATAGAAATTATATGTTCTATAACTGAATTTACTCAAACATATGTTTTATCATTCGTTACCGGGTTCCCAAGTAGCcttaagaaactctatttgattattaacagttttttaaagcctttaaaaatcaaatagagtttcttaagAGAATATGACATTTTCCAGCGTTACATCATAACGATGTATTCCGTTACACTCGTTTTTTTCGATTCGGGTTACTATAACACacagtgtttttcaaattttatctaaaccatttccaatttattcaatattcGGAAAatcttttttcattcttatttatgtaataatgcgtatttatttttacacaaaactatttttttattaactgtttgaaaactatgtgttttcctttattcttctatttgaATCTGCGGTGAtagtaaaaaaagaattaaaaaaaaaaatatttcatattttcaaATAATACATGTGAAGATGTGAATAATATAtgatgtgaataccatttctTATGTCAAAAAGTTCGTCAAGCTTCGTGTGTGTAGCTTGTgtgtagatggcaacaaaaccaagCGTCTGCGACAATTTCTATCAgctattgtttaatttgtgtgtCATCATGATTTTATAACAGGTCAGTATATCGATATTAACATTATCTTCACATGAGCTACATAAGTTTTATATTCCGCAGCATATTTGATTTGGATAGCGTTTGGACATCATGTTTTTCGTCCACGGCTGCAGCTGACCTCCATGCTGATATAATCGAAGAAACCCATGGAATGAAAGAAACTTATGTGATACAGTAACAATATGCATTGACAAAACGATGAAATGTCGAATAAAAGTATTTGTGGtgaatttatgtatttattccATGAAATATTAACACCTTTTGTTGTAACTTAACGAAGATCTAGAAAATGCATATAGAATGAGAAAGAGCAATACAGCCATCTCTGTCGATTTGTTCGTTGagtttgatatttttcgttaaaaataccggcaaaattttaatttttaacgaagCATTGACGAAGCCAGGAAAGCGTTACGCAGTGTTTTAAGCCCTGAAATTACTGCTGTATGGAAAGCTAAAAGTAATACTTTTAGGcatacttttaacggtttcttAACAGGATTGTGCTACTTGGGTTATCGGAAAAAGATGGTATGCATATTGTGGATGTTCATTTCACTCTCAGcgtttgaaattgaaagtTAAAAGGACTTAATTTACCCAGCTGGAACATACACTGTGCTGTTTTATGCCAGTTCCCAAGCGctacagattaagcttaaacgactgaacAATCAAatatgcataaaaaaaacgaaagctccaAAGCTTTACTGATTCGCCCATAATATGGCGTTTcataactcatcattatatagctgttctttttttgctatgtGTATTGCCTAACTTCGTCTATTCATGGCCTATATACCCTTCAAACATTCCgagcaaaaaaatatatgaaagGTCGTGTGGTAAGTTACGTGGGTATCGACAccacccaagtgccacaaatccactaaacggcttctaaacgactcaagttctctacctaaacggaatatagaaagacttcgtttagcagacggcaaacgactcatgcattctaaaaatagcaaaaaagctggtggcgctctctgttggtaggataccccaaccagttgagcttcatcgcttggaggagagctttctcatttcctctgtactgttgtatggtttcgcattgaagttatgcatcgatagaactagaacggcgatacgattgtttaaatactaaactccaacggaaaccaccagtactgaagcaagtgagatttgagtaatggtcgttggtgttgatacccacgtatctgaccacacgaccattcatatagatttttgctcagaaagttataaGGCTATatatgataagatgaaacatgataagatgaaacttgtcgaaacacaattcaagaaaaggatagcaatataatgatgagttgtaatacgccatctattgatcaaaccaatgaagctgtggagctttcattttttttttctatggatattcaattttccagtcgtttaagcttaatctgtggcgcttgggcaATGACCATTACTAAAATCTCACTTGCATCAGTGCTGGTTTAGTATTTCAACAATATTATCGAcattctagttctagcgatgtaTAACTTCAATTAGAAGCCATAAACAATACAGAGGAAAGAAGAATGCTCTCAAAGCGAAGAAAGCTAAACGAAGGTTTTTTATATTCCGTCTAGGTCTAGCTTGAGCCGTTTAAAACCcatttagtggtcgtttagtggatttgtggcacttgggttaaGGAGTGACagtgataatttatttttttccaatcacaaaaaacattcccctaaatatgtaataaaaatgttataCCTTGAagtaaaaattattaaatatttatcaaaaatgttgaaaaatagcATTTTTGGACGAGTTGCTACGTTACGTCGGAAGTGTTGTCGAAGCGTTTCAAGGATATTTTGTTTGCGTACAATTAAGCATTCATTTGTTCAATGGGAACGGTTTATCGCGCTGTCATAATAATCACTGTCAGCTGATTTCGTCTGTTTGGGAAATATCGACaacgaaataaacaaacaccgTGCATAACAATGGGCGcttaaaaatgtgaaattacGTCGTGAAAAAGTTACCGTTTTAGAGATAAAAACACCCAGAAACTACCAGCATGGCAACCTTATTATCCGCTTCCCGGCACGGCGCCATGTTTCGTCCTTCGGTACCGAACGTGTGGCTTCTTACCTGGCTAGTCAGCTATCAACGCAAAAGTACCAACATCAGTGCGGTTGATTCCTTTATCAGTGAGCTGATGGACAACAAAAAGCTAAAATGGAAGGTATTGAACAGCCGACATCGTAACGGGCAACCAAAAACGTCACCCAAAACCGCCGACCTAGCTCCGTCTGAATTGGCTGCCAGCATTCGTACACCCACGGAAACCATCCAACGCTCCTCGTTTCGTTTCAGCGAGCTGTACAACGAGCTTACGAATAACCCGCTAGTGGTAAACATTAGTCAGATGGAAGTATCCCAAGTTGATCATCTACTCGAAACGGCACTGAAGGAACAAAACAACGAAGACGTGAAATTGCTACTGGCACAAATATTGGAGTACGAGAAGCTACCGTCACTGCAGGTATTAAACGCCATTCTCAAGAACCTGGCACACCGGACAGAAACGCGGACCATAGAACGGTTGAGTGAACTCTACCGAAAGCTTTATCCGGAATGCTGCAGCACAGCGATCGGTAGGTTCGAGCACTATAAGGCCCTTTGCGAGTGGAAGCAGGGCAACACGTTTAAATCACTCGACGCGTTTCGATCCATTATGCTCGAGTGTAACGAAGAAAGGATGATAATGATTGATCATTTACTGTTGGAAATTATCGATGAAACGATTGGCAAAAAGAGTGAAGCAGTTCTGCTTGCCGTAATGCAGCTGTGTGAGTTCAGCTTAGTCACACTGCGCCACGAGTTTCCCATCTGCTACGTGTGGGAAAAGAGCTTCCTTAGCGCGTGGCACAGCGATCAGGAGGCGGCCAAAACGTTGTTCGATCGGCACGACGCTCTAAGGAACGCGATCAGCAAAAGGTACGTGGCGGATGATCGAAATCTATATAGCAATATGGCAACAGCTTAAACGTTATTTTCAACTTACAGGATACCAAATCTGTGCTACAAACTGCTGTACGAAAACAACGTCGAAAAGGTGTACCAATTGATCGAAATGTTCCTCAAGCACGAAATGAAGGTGGATTGTAAAGCTATGCTCATCCGACTATTTGAATAtcagtgtaagtgtgtgcgaGCAAAGAGGTTTGTACATTCTCCAAACTAATGGGGTTGTGCTATTGCGTCTCTCACAGATTGGCGTAAAAACTTGCGCGGCTGTTCGGAAATCATGCAAAATGCGATCGATCTCAACATCGCCCTGCCCGAGATGTGCAATCGGcagctgctggagctgctgctagGCCGAAGCGCGACGGAAGCGGCCCAGCGGGAAGCATGGAAAAAGTCGAAGGACttgaaaccaaacaaatacaCGTTGAAATTTTAGTGTATTATGCGCTGTGTACTTGCGAAGTAAATTGCGGTgtgaccaacaaaaaaacggattttttaaataataactaCAAACGAACGTCTCACTATTGcgatttggttttgttgtaatACGATGCAAACGCGAAAGCAGTCGCGGATGGGTCTACGGTGCCAACAGCTCAATGTTTAACTCTTTGCGTAGTTCCGTTACATCCTGCTCCCATCGCTTCTCCCAGTACACGCCCATCAGTGGTTTGATCCGATTGCCCGTCCGAAGGGCCCAGGGCAGATACTTTCGCAGATAGTTTTGTCTTTGTCTGAAATGGAAAGTGGAACCATTTTCGGGGGTGCAGCACTGGTTGGGAAAAGCTTTTTCGAATCGAGCCACTCACTTGGTACGAAGCCGAAAGGCACCAAAGACGGCACCACCATAGCACATCGGTAGACCGGTGTTTAACGCTTCCACCCACTTGACCGTTACCTCGCCCAACATGTTGGTGGGCATGTCGAGGATCGCGTGTACCATATCGTGCGTTTCCCTGTATCGGGTCATGACGTACGCAAGTTCGGGCTCGTCCAAAAATCGCACCTCCATTCGTGAATCGGGTGTAATATTCTGTcaaaaataaggaaaaaacaacataagcGTAACACACTAAAGAAACgtttgtgtgagcgtgtgtgtccgtgtgttaATCGCTTGTACATTATCTTCCATAAACTTGACGTATGTGTAACCGAACGTATGCTCCGGCATCTTCTTTAGTGCCTCCATGTCCACCGTGCGCGTATTGATGCGCGGTTTCTCCACCAGAATCCGTTGTCCCTCCTCGGTTGATCTCATGTAGTGGAGCATTTTTTCCAACGCCTCCCGTCCAGTCGTTTCCCCCAGGCAAGCGATCATATCATGCCTGCGCAGAAAagagtttaaaaaatacaGTAAATTAATTAGCATGGCTCGCTTATTGGCTTTTGGGTGAGCAGTTTGCAACAGGGCTTACCTTCGCGGATCGACTAAAGCGGCGACGGAGCTTCCGGCGCTTAAAATTAGCCTTTGAATGTCGCTGACTTCAATTCGATTGCGAAGAAACTCTTTCGTAAACTCGTCCATCTCAACTGCTGCCGGCTGTGGCTCATCGTTCAAGGAAATGTTggctgttggtgctgttgtGCCGTCGGTTCCGGCCGTGGTAGAGCTTAGCTGGCGATACCGGAGACATCTTCTCGTGGCGTTAATCAACGGGTAGCAGCTTTTTCGAACGAacattttggtgtttttttttgctctggAAGGAAATGTGTATGAGTGAAGCGATTATTTGAAAAagaatttatacattttaccatttaataatgtacaacaaacaaaaaatccgaCCCATGtgattaaaaacaatattaaacATAATTACCTTCTATTATGAGCAgctaaaatacattttcccaTACAAAAGGGATGATAAACAAGTGGGACAATGCTGGTGTTATCTAAAAATGCATTACCGGCCGGCTCGCAGTGgaatatcattaaaaaaaggtCACCCTTCAATTTGTCCCACAACGCTGTCGTATTGATTAGAGCTGCACCGGCTCAATTTAGACATAATTAGCAAACATATACAACACGCGATCGTTCAGTGGAGTTTCTGCCAGTACGTGTACTGTAATTTCAATGCGATCTTCACCTTCCTAGCCCTTGACTCTGGGATGTCTGACGTCATCGCATCAGTCACACCGAGTGCCGACGTAGAGGAATGTACATCCTCAGCTCAACACCTCTTACGTTACGCTCCCCAGAAATATGCTAGAAGATGTACAAACGGATTCGAACGGTCAGAGCGACTCAcagcgatgatgatggcgacgaCGGTTAAGACGCATCGCTTATGCTGCCGTGTCAATAAACCTGAACCTACCAACGAGGTCACGGTCACTATTGTTTCCGCGCACGACGACGAAACGGTTTGTTTGTTCCGTTGGGATCTGGTAAAGGTTTCTTCTATTCATCATGGAAAACGCTGACCTTGTCCCACCGGAACAGTGAATGATCAATGTTATTAAacaaactaacacacacaacaaatagGTTTGATCACCGGCATTTGAACGAAGTCGTCTGAAGGCCCGCGATTAGCCTATCTTTTGCTGCTAAAAATAAAAGGCAAAGCATAATCCTAATGCAAACTCAATAATCTCAACAGCAACAGTTCGTGTGCTGTGCTGGCAGGGTAAGTTCGTGAAACGGCCAACCATATCATTAAAGGGCAACGGCAAAGTACACGCCCGCCGACCCGTCCGAGATTTGTACGTTACAGAgcaagcaacgaaaaaaaagagctgAACAACAACTGATAAACTGGTTTTCCCGCTGGTCGTACAACAGGGGACGTGTTTAACGAAGAACGCAAACAATTGCCCGCGGATCGAAATTGCGCTCCATCCAGAGTACTGTTCATGCTGTGAAATTGTGACAATTCAGCCACGGAAAACCAAATCTTTAAAGTTAGCAAGGGATGGAGCCGTCTGGACTGAAAAGCCCGAtcgtatgacaccaaatgcaTACTGAATCCGTTTTTATCAAGCAGTTCAGTAGTCAATGTTTCGCCCCCCAAAAAGGGTCGATAAATCCTAATCACACGTTTGCTCTCTCCCACTCTTTCCGTGCGCATTTAATGGTTTAATGCTTTATCGTGTATTGCTTTATATAATTTCTGTTTTTGGATTAGATTAAAAAGGCGTGACGTTTTCTATATGTCATCGTTCCACCGCGATGAACGTACACCAAGTTCCGATTACTCAACTTCGATGGGGTGGTTCATGGTTTTGATGAGTTTTCTTTCTCGTTATACGCAGACGTACCGTTTTTACAactgaagacaaaaaaaagcataaatgcTCACTCACAACGCGGTTTTGTTACACAACGGCGATCCACCAACTCTCTTGGGTGGTGTATATATTTCGACTCCATCAATCAGCTTCACTAAAATCTCCTACACGGGGTACATGTACACATCTTCAACTTAAAACTACACAGACGAAACTAAAAACAATCTACGATACACAGCTTATCATGCCTTCGATGCAATGCCTTCTTTTTAATATCAACTCACGCACGGGAGGGGTGGCTTTTCGTTTACAAGGCGGCGGAGGAGCGCCAGTATTTTTGCTATACAATAGAATATTGTAATGTGGCATCCTTTTCCCTCGTTGGAGTTCGGTGCACGAGAAttattcgtttgtttttgttcaaatgTGTCTATCACTGCCGATGACACGCGGCGCACTCCCGgtgccgcgtgtgtgtgtgattgtgaaCGTTTAGGTGATTATCGCTTAAAACTACATCGATCATCATCTCTCTGTACACTTGGTATACCGCACTGAATCAATGGCCACATTGCACGCCCGCGGGGAAATCATCTCCAATGCCcttctggttttttttgttgtgaaacTAATGCATTTGCCCTTAGCAAGCGAGTGGGCGAAGGGAGGGAGAAAGGGGCAACGTACAGACATTACTAATAAATATATGCCCCACTATCTGCCCCCCGGTTAGCTCGCTTTGGTTTTGTTCGCTTtactacacacacgcgcgaccCCCCCACAACCGCCACCATCGCGTCCTCTCACACGTTATCGATTCTTCCGGcggcgggcagcagcagcttcttgtCGGACGAGGCAGCGTCACCGCTTCCTCCCCCGCCGTTCGGCTTCTTCCGG encodes the following:
- the LOC1274905 gene encoding uncharacterized protein LOC1274905; the protein is MATLLSASRHGAMFRPSVPNVWLLTWLVSYQRKSTNISAVDSFISELMDNKKLKWKVLNSRHRNGQPKTSPKTADLAPSELAASIRTPTETIQRSSFRFSELYNELTNNPLVVNISQMEVSQVDHLLETALKEQNNEDVKLLLAQILEYEKLPSLQVLNAILKNLAHRTETRTIERLSELYRKLYPECCSTAIGRFEHYKALCEWKQGNTFKSLDAFRSIMLECNEERMIMIDHLLLEIIDETIGKKSEAVLLAVMQLCEFSLVTLRHEFPICYVWEKSFLSAWHSDQEAAKTLFDRHDALRNAISKRIPNLCYKLLYENNVEKVYQLIEMFLKHEMKVDCKAMLIRLFEYQYWRKNLRGCSEIMQNAIDLNIALPEMCNRQLLELLLGRSATEAAQREAWKKSKDLKPNKYTLKF
- the LOC1274906 gene encoding ubiquinone biosynthesis protein COQ4 homolog, mitochondrial produces the protein MFVRKSCYPLINATRRCLRYRQLSSTTAGTDGTTAPTANISLNDEPQPAAVEMDEFTKEFLRNRIEVSDIQRLILSAGSSVAALVDPRRHDMIACLGETTGREALEKMLHYMRSTEEGQRILVEKPRINTRTVDMEALKKMPEHTFGYTYVKFMEDNNITPDSRMEVRFLDEPELAYVMTRYRETHDMVHAILDMPTNMLGEVTVKWVEALNTGLPMCYGGAVFGAFRLRTKQRQNYLRKYLPWALRTGNRIKPLMGVYWEKRWEQDVTELRKELNIELLAP